A region of the Flintibacter sp. KGMB00164 genome:
GCCCAGAGCCTTCATCATCATCAGGCTGGCCTGCACGGCGGTAACGGGATCATTGGAACCGTAGGTGGTGGCGCTGGTACCGCTGGTCACGCCGGCGGCGTAGCAGGCGGCCACATAGGGACGAGCCCACTCGGGTACGTCAGTGAAGGGGATGGAAGCGTTCTTGAAGTCCTCCACCTTCAGACCCAGCAGATTGGACATCACAACGGCCATCTCGGCGCGGGTGACCTGCTTGTCGGGGTTGAAGTTTCCATTCTGATCGCCGACCATCACGCCAACGGCCTGCATCACGGCAATGGCCTCCTGGTGGTGGTTGGATGATACGTCAGCATAGCTTGCGGCGCCGGCGCCCGCGACCATCATGCTGGAGAGCATAGTGGCGGAGAGAGCCAGGCTCAGAGTCCGCTTTAGGTTTCTCATTGAGAGTTCCTCCTTACAAAATTTGGTCAAAGAAAGTTGGCTACCAAGTACAGGAAAGGCATAACGACCCTTACATATTAAAAATAGTTGTATATTCCAACGAGAAATCCAATAAAGTAATAAAATTGGATTAAAAAAGTTGATATGGTAGACATTTGGTAGACACAAGAAGAAAGAGAAAAAAAGAACTGCTTTGAAACCCTTGTGTCGCAAGGGTTTCAAAGCAGTTCTTGGTAGACCTTTGGTAGACGATTGGTAGACGGTGTTGGAAAACTTTAGGTTTTTTCAAAGCGATATCCTACACCGCGCAAAGTAACAATGCGATCGCTGTATGGAGAAATTGCGTGACGTACCTGCTTGATATGCGTATCCAATGTGCGGGTATCCTCAGGCAATTCGCCGCCCCAGACTGTATCCAGCAATTTTTTTCGCGAAAATACCACATCTGGGTGACTAGCCAACAGGGTCAGAAGATCAAATTCTTTTGGGGTGAGGCTGACCAGCGTGCCGTCTACAAGGACACGGCGGGCGGTCAGGTCGATATAAATTCCGTCTCGTTCAATGGATTGGGGCTCTAGGGAATCCAAGGACTTGCCCCGCTTTAAAATAGCAGATATGCGCAGCATCAATTCTCTGGGGGAAAAGGGTTTCGTCATATAATCATCGGCGCCCAGTTCCAAGCCATGAATACGGTCTTGTTCGCTGGTGCGCTCGGTAAGCATTAAAATAGGGACCTGAGAAAAGCTGCGAATCGTTTGACATACCGAAAATCCATCCATTTCCGGTAAAAGAATAGCCAAAATAATAATATCAAACGCATTTTGGCGGCACATGGAAACCGCGGTGTAGCCATCACCGGCCTCCGCGACCTCGTATCCCTCCAGGCGTGCGTGGCGGCCGATTTGGCCGCGGACAGCCATATCACTGTCTACAATCAGGATACGTTTCATGGGGGACCTCCTCTCTCTCCTGGGGAAAGGCGGGCGGCAGTGTTTTGGGGCAGTACAAGCAGACACCCCGAACCCGCCTGTTAGCGCGGGGGAAGAAAAATCCGATAAACGATGGGAAACCGGGCCTGTCAGGACCAAGATTCCCAGATTTGCGGGCAGTAACCCACAGTGGCCTGTTTTCCGTTGCGGACAATGGGGAGATTAAGCAGCGTGGGATCTTCATAAAGCTTATCCAGCTTGGCCTGATCCGAAGCCAGGTATTCCAGCAGGGTATAATCTGGATGTTTGGGATCTATCATTGCCTCCAGACCCACCGCTTGCCGTACGCTGGACAATTCTCCGCGGCTCATACCGTACTTCCGCACATCGATAGCCTGAAACTTAATGCGCCGTTCTTTAAACCAGCGCTCCGCCTTTTTAGTATCGAAGCTTTTGGAAGCGCCGAAGATCTGAATATTCATTCATCAACCTCCCATACGGGCAAAAACGGCAAAGTTCGGGAAGATACCGCCACAGCGGTTATTGAAGATGGAGCAGTAAAAGAATAACCGATTTGACGGAGCAAAATGCGGAATTTCTCGCATAATATGCGCCATGAGCATATTTTTTTCCCATACTGTCCAAAGGTGGCGAAGTGCGGCGGAGCAAGCTCAAACCGATCCATGGGAGTCCCTCCTTCCGACTGTATATTTTGTAGGAAAAGTATACCATATTTCCAGGGAGGGGACAAGAGGTGGACCAAAATTAACCGCAGAAATGGCCCGATCATGGTCACAATCACAAACTTTTTGGCAGATCCGCCCTGGGTGGTATACATTTTGGGAGAGTTGTGCTATACTAAAACAACCATTGCAGCGCAGTTCGGAGAAAAAACGGGCGAATGCTGCAGACAGTGTGCCGGAGTTGCGGATAAAAGCGGCTCTGGGTTTAATTGGTGACGCGCTGGCGGTGACAGGACGAAAGGCGCGCATAAAAAGAAAACAGGACGTAAAAGGCGAAAGAATCTCTCACCTCCCGCGGCGAAGCAGGGCCGGGGCAGAGGGACCTTCCGTCTGTTTTCCGTGCGCGGGCACGGTCTTTCGCCATGCGTCCAGAGATACAAAAAGTATTAAAGTTCACTTATATTACAGTAAAGGAGTTATTATGGCTGAAAAACTGAAAATTATTTCTCTGGGCGGTCTCAATGAGATCGGTAAGAACCTGACTGTTTACGAGTATGGCAACGACATTATTGTCGTGGACTGCGGCATGGGCTTCCCGGACGATGACATGTACGGTATCGACGTGGTTATTCCCGATGTCAGCTACCTTATTAAAAATCAGAGCAAGATCCGGGGTATTTTTATCACCCATGGACACGAGGACCACATCGGTGCTCTGCCCTATGTCCTGCGTTCGGTGAATGCCCCCATCTATGCCACCCGTATGAGCGCGGGCCTTATTAAATTAAAGCTGGAGGAGCACCGTCTGCTCTCCAAGACCAAGCTTATTACCTGCGAGGCGGGCAACGTCATCCAGGCGGGCAAATTCTCTGTGGAGTTCATCCACGTCAATCACTCTATTGCCGATGCGGTGGCCTTTGCCATCCGCTGTCCTCTGGGTGTCTGCGTGCATACCGGTGACTTCAAGATCGACGCTACCCCCATCCAGGGCGGCATGATCGACCTGGCCCGCCTGGGCCAGCTGGGCAACGAGGGTGTGCTGGCGCTGCTGGCTGACTCCACCAATGTGGAACGTCCCGGCTTTACCCGTACCGAGCGCAGCGTGGGCGCTTCCTTTGATGCCCTGTTCCGTGGCTGTGAGGAGCGTATTATCGTCACCACTTTTGCCTCCAACGTGGACCGCATCCAGCAGATCATCGATGTAGCCTCCCGCTATGGCCGGAAGGTAGCGGTCACTGGCCGTTCTATGGAGAATATTATGAAGGTCTCCACGGAACTGGGCTATATGAATATCCCCGACGGAGTCCTGATGGATCTAAACCACATTAAATCTCTGCCGAAGAATAAGGTATGTATCATTACCACTGGCAGCCAGGGCGAGACCATGTCGGCTCTGAGCCGTATGGCTTTCTCCACCCACCGCCAGGTAGATATCCAGCCCGGCGACCGGATCATTATCTCTGCCTCTGCCATTCCGGGCAATGAGAACTCCATCGGCAACGTCATTAACGAGCTCTACCGCAAGGGCGCGGAGGTTCTCAATGAGCGGGAGCGCGCCCTGCACGTCTCCGGCCACGCCTGCCAGGAGGAGTTGAAGATCATTCACGCTCTGGTCAAGCCCAAGTACTTCATTCCCGTCCACGGCGAGCAGCGCATGCTGCAGATCCACGCCAAGCTGGCCTGTGAAGTGG
Encoded here:
- a CDS encoding ArsC/Spx/MgsR family protein; protein product: MNIQIFGASKSFDTKKAERWFKERRIKFQAIDVRKYGMSRGELSSVRQAVGLEAMIDPKHPDYTLLEYLASDQAKLDKLYEDPTLLNLPIVRNGKQATVGYCPQIWESWS
- a CDS encoding ribonuclease J, translating into MAEKLKIISLGGLNEIGKNLTVYEYGNDIIVVDCGMGFPDDDMYGIDVVIPDVSYLIKNQSKIRGIFITHGHEDHIGALPYVLRSVNAPIYATRMSAGLIKLKLEEHRLLSKTKLITCEAGNVIQAGKFSVEFIHVNHSIADAVAFAIRCPLGVCVHTGDFKIDATPIQGGMIDLARLGQLGNEGVLALLADSTNVERPGFTRTERSVGASFDALFRGCEERIIVTTFASNVDRIQQIIDVASRYGRKVAVTGRSMENIMKVSTELGYMNIPDGVLMDLNHIKSLPKNKVCIITTGSQGETMSALSRMAFSTHRQVDIQPGDRIIISASAIPGNENSIGNVINELYRKGAEVLNERERALHVSGHACQEELKIIHALVKPKYFIPVHGEQRMLQIHAKLACEVGMDPRNVIISDIGRVIEFTAKGCKLAGTVTAGKVFVDGSGVGDVGSVVLRDRRHLAEDGMVVVVAAMSGEDGALVSGPDIITRGFVYVKESEGLMEELRQVALDSILSVDIRYATDWSAIKQTIKGDLSNYLYKKTKRSPMILPVIMEV
- a CDS encoding response regulator transcription factor, producing the protein MKRILIVDSDMAVRGQIGRHARLEGYEVAEAGDGYTAVSMCRQNAFDIIILAILLPEMDGFSVCQTIRSFSQVPILMLTERTSEQDRIHGLELGADDYMTKPFSPRELMLRISAILKRGKSLDSLEPQSIERDGIYIDLTARRVLVDGTLVSLTPKEFDLLTLLASHPDVVFSRKKLLDTVWGGELPEDTRTLDTHIKQVRHAISPYSDRIVTLRGVGYRFEKT